Part of the Neovison vison isolate M4711 chromosome 14, ASM_NN_V1, whole genome shotgun sequence genome is shown below.
AGGCCATGGTACAAATGAGTGAGGTTGCCATTAATCGTTCATTtattaaatacagttttaaattGTGTGGAGTAGTGTTTATCCACATTTCCAAAAGAAGCACTTAGGAGTGCTGGAGATTAATTCTGCTAATTAATACAGTGGGCTTGGTATGGGCAAGTGatgtggaaatatttatttttacaaattaccTCTTGATGATTATCATGATCAATTTAGGATAcgtgattttcaaaatattttgcatttttaaaaaaagatttttatttatttatttgacagatcagcagtaggcaaagaggcaggcaggcagagagagaggaggaagcaggctccccactaagcagggagcccgatgcggggctcaatcccgggaccctgggatcatgacctgagccgaaggtagaggctttaacccactaagccacccaggtgccccttgcatatttttttaaaaagattttatttatttatttgacagagagagagatcacaagtaggcagagagggagggtgaagcaggctccccgctgaggggcCAACCTGATTCcgggcttgacctcaggaccctgaggacctgagccaaaggcagaggcttaaccctttgagtctcccaggcgcccctcttttgcaTATTTCAAGTTTTGAATTACTGATCTCAGAATGTCTCAATGAAAagtcttttcttaaaaaactttttttaaagatttgtatttatttgagagataaaggatgagccaggaggaagggcagaggggaaaagTAGAGCtctcgttgagcagggagcttgacttgACTtgggggctcaatccgaggacccagggatcatgacctgagaggaagacagatgcttaacggactgagccacccaggcccccccccccccgcaaaaatGTAAAGTCTTATCCACTCCAGTTTTAGGAAGGAAAGTCTTAACATTAGGTTTGGTAAATTCTCTGCTTTTGGAAGCATTACAAAGACTTGatttggtggtttcttaaaattctcaatcttctttccatttctggcCCAGCTTTTTTAGATCACATTTTCCTTTAAGGGTCCATTTTCCTTAAGTCATAACAATCCAATTAAATCATATTTAAGAATTAGTTTCTTCTTAAAGGATTGTCCCATTTAATAACCTCTGCTTGCTTCTGTCCAGCTCCCTTCTCTCCTGAAACTTAGTAAGTCAGGGCGCTTTGCACAGACTCAGTACTCTGGCTTTTCCACCTTAAATCTCATACTAACGACCCCGTGTATGCCAGCCTGGATCTCATCGTTTTCTTTCACAGGTCCGACTCCCTTCGGGGTCCCGGTCAAGATAATATCTCCTTCTTCCAAGGTCATTATCTTAGAAACGTAGCTGATGATGTAGGGGATGGAAAAGATCATGGAGGCTGTCTCACCCTCCTGCCTGAGTTCGCCATTGACCCTGAGCCAGAGCTTCAGGTTGTGAGGGTCCGGGATCCTTTCCTTGGGCACGAACGCGCTGACCGGGCAGGAGGCCGTGAAGCTCTTGGCCAGCGTCCAGGGCAAGCCCTTCTTCTTGCATTCGTCCTGCACGTCTCTGGCGGTCATGTCCAGACACAGGGCATAGCCGGCCACGTAGTCCATGGCTGCGGCCTCGGGGACGGCGCGGCTGCGCCTGCCCATCACTACGCCCAGCTCGAGCTCGTGGTGCAGGTTGCTGCTGTAGGGCGGCATGAGGATGGCCGAGCCGTCGGGCACGTAGGCGGTGGACGGCTTGAGGAAGAGCAGCGGCTCGCTCGGCAAGGCGCTCTGCATCTCCTTGGCGTGGTCCGCGTAGTTCCTGCCCACGCACACGATGTTCTTCCCCCACTCCCAGAAGCGGGACAGCTGCCTGGGTGCCGCCATGGCTCCGCCGGGCGTCCCCGGAGGTCACGTGACCCGCCGGGCCCGGTCACCTGACGCCGACGGCGCCCCGGAGAGAACGAACTACCTCACAGCGCTGTCCCGTCCGCGACGGCCCGTGCAGCTCTGCGCTCTACCGGGTGCTCGACAGTCGCGGGCGCCTCAACTCCTGGGAGCCGCTGTCCGGTAGCTGCCTCGGGGCACGGGCCTGGTCCCTGGAGAGCGGCGGAAGCACTGACGCTGCCCTCCGGCCGCGGCCGCCGCAGGTAGCTCCCGGCGCCCCGCCCGCACTCGGGTCCGCGGAGGCCCGGCCGGCAGCGGGCACGGGTTTGGACTCGGGCGTTGATTGGTCGAGGTCTGGGGCGGGTGCGCTAGACGTGCGCTGGTTGGCTGGAGGGCGGGGCGGCGAGTGCCGATTGGCCGCGGCGCACCTCCGGCGTGTGCGGCCCGCCCGCCCctcgcgccgccgccgccgctgccgccgctgccgccgccgccgccgcccccaccgcccccaccccgccgtcCCGGGTCATGGTGCTGGGCCGCGGGCTGCTCGGCCGCCGGAGCCTCGCCGCGCTGGGAGCCGCCTGCGCCCGCCGCGGCCTGGGTAGGTGGACCGGCGCCGGCAGCGGCGCGGAGGGGCGCGCCTGACAGGCGTCGGGTGCGCGGGGCCTGGCCTGCGGGGGGCCCGCCCGCGTCCTGACCCGGTGGCGGCGGTTGGACCGCGCCCTCGCGAAGGGTCCGGCGGCGCTGGGGGCGGTCGGGAGTCGCCGGGCCGCCGCGGGCTGACGCTGTTTTCTGTCGACACAGGCTTGTAACCCTCGCCGGCGTCCGGGCGCGCGGGTTGGGGTCGAGGAAAGGCCCCGCGGCACTTGAGTCAGACTTGGCGGGTCTGAAGACAGTGGGGTCACTGGTCGGCCGGGGGTTGCTGGCGGATTTGTGCCCGGTAAGGAGACGCGCGCCGCCCAGCCCCGCGCCCCCGTCCGCCCGTGGCCCTCCCGGGGCGCCCTTCCCCGGCCGGGCGGACCCCGCGTGTGTGCGCCCCGGGGCCTGCCTGCCCATCTCTTCCTGCGAGCTTCGGCTGACAAGTGCAAAGGGCAGGAGGCCCGGGCAGTACCGGGGCTGCAGCAAGACGGGGTCCTGGGGGCTGTggggccctgcccctccctctagaAGGAGAGGCGTTGGGCTGGCGGGCTTCCAGGGCCTGCGCTTGCAGCTGCCAGATTCCTGTCCCGCGGGGGGTTACCTCCTGCTTTGTCGGAATATTTTGACCTTGATTTTgaaatctctttttctttatttcctgatATCTTATCAGGCTAATGTGGCAATAGGGGCAGTAGGGTGACCCGAGTCTTTGGGTGATGGTTAGCGGTTGGAGACATGACCACGTAGCAGTCGTGAGGGAAACCTTGGCGGTTTTAGATCTCACCGAGAGCACTCGATGTTCTGGAGCGGGTAGTTGTTGCCGTCACTAAGGAAAGAGCCTGTCCTTTTTGCCATTTGGGGACACTCCTCAGAGTGTCGGGGCTAAGCCTTTTTGCTtccagagtcaggcagagatccTGAGTAGGACTATAGAGAATTGGCAAGATTGTGGCCACCTGGTTCAGATGGGAGACCGCTCCCAGCCTCGGGATACCGTGCAGAAGGACGGGCCCGGTTCAAGAGAAGCCAAGCAAAACGGGTCTCAGGTCTCCGCTGGGACCATAGGCTCCTGCTCCGTGCTTTTTGTGCCTACGAAAGATCATAGTGCAAAGCAGTGCACTGGAAGCATTTCTCAGGCATGTAATgtttggaaaaggaagaaggctTTCGGGGATGCCTGCAGAAGTTTCTGATTCCCCGGGTTCTCTGGGAGAATCTTCGGAGCACCTGGAAGAGCCCAAGCACAGGCTGTGATTACAGTCCCCTCACCTGGGCGGTGTTCCTCTCCCAGACTTGCAGGAGAGTCCTGTTTCCGTCCcgctttcctccctcccccaaccccagtaGGTGCACTCTGCTCTGTAGTCCTTCCTGGGCCTGGGTAGTGCTGGCGCCTGGGGAGGGTGGACTGTCAAGGAAACCTGGTCATACAGAAATGTTTGTTTTGCCATgtatgagggaggagaagggcctgGAAAATGCCCAACTGGTTGTCCAGGGAAAGGGGAGTTGGGTATCTCGGTGTATTCTTGACAGTTTCCCTGGCCGTGGCAGATAAGGTCGAATTCAGCCCTCGGTGGCCCCTGGAAATGTGGTCTGTCAGTCAGTGGGTCCTGCCTGCTTTCTGGATGCCTTTTGGAAGAGGGCCCCATTCTGGCACCTCCCCCAGAATCTCATGGCTGTCTTCTGTCATCCTTTGTGGTGTTCATCTCTTTCACGTGAGGACAAGTATTGTTGGGCCTCTGTGAATTTTTAGATCGAAGAGGAGTTTCGTTGTTGGAAGTGGCTTGGCCCCTGACTTCTCAGTGGGTGACGCTTTTGGCCCTTGCTTACTCTTGACACACCCTGCCAGGTCCTTTGGCTCAACTGGATGGCGATTCTGTGTCCTGTGCACTTGGATCTGGAGCAGGTGGCCACCTCTCCCATGTGTCAGGCCCTGGTCATTTAGTGCGTGGTCCAAATTTTGAGTTCCTGCCTGTGAAAGAGaatattgttttcttctctggctGGAGACTTAGGAAGGGTCAGAGGCGCTCGCCCTCCAGGTTCCTCTCTTCGTGGTCTTTCTGAGTCGGGTGTGAACACCCCAGGACTGGCACTGGTCACTTCTGACTGTGGTTTGAATCACAGGCACAAACTGGCACCCCGTCCCCTGAGAGCTTgcgaaaaagaaaatcaggatcAGAGTGTGAGAGAAGGGATTTCCGTGAATATGCGTGTgaattttctgtgtttctcttaACGGATGTGGTAAAATTAGGATATTTTCGTCTTTACTGAAGGAACTCAGAAAACCCGTTGCGGCGAGCCTCACACTTTGCCGCTGGCCGAGTCCCTTCCCCGGGATGTTGGGTCCCCAGCACGTGGGGTCTCCTGGGCCTCCTGGCCGAGGGCTTGTCTTTGAGCCTCAGCCTGGGGCGGCCTCCCATGGACACTGACCGAAGCTTTGTCTTCAGGCCCAGCCCTGCTGGGAGCCCTTCTCCATCATACGGACTTAAGGAAGAGCTTGACCGTGGAACAGGGCACCATGAAGGTTGAGTTACTGCCCGCGCTGACCGACAACTACATGTACCTGATCATCGACGACGAGACCAAGGAGGCTGCCGTCGTGGACCCGGTGCAGCCCCAGAAGGTGGGAGGCAGGGCCCCagcaccaccccaccccctgcgAGGGCTGGTAGCTGCAGTGTCCTTGTAGCTTGGTCAAAGCTAAACAGAAGTTCACCCATTCGGTTTTTGAAAAACAACCGGTGTCCAGCCACTCTGCTGTCGGGCAGAAGGCCAGTGAGGGCTGGAGGCCGCCGGCAGCTTGAGGGAGGAGAGCAATGGGCTTCTGTCTGGAAGGTCCTTGGGTGCCAGGAAGCCCCAGGGGTGATTACCTCGGCCAGAGGGACTTGGAGAGGTCATGGCTGGCCCTGAGCTGCCAGCTGGGCCAAGAGGGACTGGGACCGGGAGCGGGGGCAAGTCAGCAGGGTCAGGGCAGGGCATGGCCCCTCCTGGGCAGGCCTGAGTCCTGCTGGGCGCACTGTAGCTCGGCCACCCAGCACGGGGAGTGTGACCATGGTCCCCATCGTGCCTCATGTTTGGCTGCAGGTTGTAGAGACGGTGAAGAAGCACGGAGTGAAGCTGACCACGGTGCTCACCACCCACCACCACTGGTAAGTCCTCCCCGGCCGTTGTGGGCCTGTCTGCCCCAGGCCGTGTGCACTCCGGGCCGGTGTCTGTAGAGGTCAGGCACTTCAGGCTCTCTGGGCCCTCCTACGGGTGGAGACCTGCGGGATTGGGGTGCTGGAAGCCCTTGTCCCTGCCCAGCTGCATTCTCTGTGCCACTGAAGGTCAGCCCCAGCAGGGTTCTGAGAAGACGTGCCGGTGGTGGCCCCTGTGCTGCTGTCCAGTGGCCTTGGCCCTGGGCACTGCTAACTCGGGGCTGCGTGGGATGGACCCCCAGCAGCATATGTGAAGGCTCCGGGCTCGTGTGATGGGAGACAGGCTTTGATGTCAGGGAAGAAACTATTCTAGAcgttggtgtttttaaaaatcaagccgCTCTATTTGGAGAGGTTGTGGTTCTGAAATTGAAGGTAGGGGGTGAAGAAGCACCTGTGTCTGCATTTTAGGGCTGGAGTTGAAACTCAGAGCTCTTTAcgctagaaaaaaatatttatttggctcTAAATTGTCTTTTGCATGTGAGtgcctgagggcagccctggttCCCACAGCTTCAGCCTGCCAGGGCCTGGGCCGGTGGGTCTGTTCTGTGGTGGCCAAGCAGGCACCAGTCTTTGGGGTGTTCCTCCCAGGCCGTCAGCTGTTAACTCCTAAATGCGGCAGGGCGGGGCTGCGGTCTTGCCCTTGGCCGTGCTGTTGGGCTTGCTTTCTGGTAAGAAGCCAGGTCTGCCGACCAACTGCCAGGTCACTTTTCTTAAGTTGTGATGCCCTGGGGTTTTTCCTCTGTTTATGTTAGAATACAAAACCCCAGATTCTGCCCCAGACCGAGCCCCATGAGCCGCAAGGCGTCCGtgcctcccttcctgcctgcGCTCCCCAGAGGGTGGGGCAGCGGCGGTGTTGGCACCTGTCCTAAGAGCGCCCAGGGTGTAGCTCTGGGGTGGGCCTGGGAGAGCCCGCCCCTCTTATCTGTGGGCCCCACTGCGGCGTCTGGGCTCCTTGAAGGGCTGCGTGGAGGAGGCTGCAGGGAGGAGCCGGCACCCTTGCCTTGTCCCGGGAAGGCTGGTCTGGGGCAGGGCCCTGGCTGGACTTCTGCGGTGCAGGTCCGGCCCCACAGGCTGTGATACAGGCAGGCCtggccccccccaacccccatccccaccaggTGCTGCCGAGCtgggcatgtgtgcatgtgtttactTGTTTAAAGTtgtaagtgtttttatttttatgttattttaattccaattactATCTGGTGTTACACTGGCTGCGGGTGTGCGCGACACAGTGGCCCGGTGGCTGTGTGTGCTCCGTGCCCCTCACATGCGGGCTCCTGGAGCCCCGTCACCCGCGTCACcttcccccacccgcctccccacTGGGAACCATCTGTTCCTCCTCAAGAGTCTGCtccttggtttgtctcccttccttttccttggctcctttgtttcttcagttccGCGTGTCAGTGAAATCACACGCATTTGCTTTCTCTGACGTTTCTCGTAGCATTTGACTCCGCGGTTCCGTCCATGTTCCTGCAAAGGGCAGGAGCTCATTCTTACAGTTGAGTAATGTtcctgtgtgtgtccgtgtgtacACGCGTAGATATACTACACGTCTTTGTGCATTCATCGGGGGATGGGCACTGGGCTGCTTCCGTCATTCAGCTGTTGGAGGTAACGCGGCTGTCCCGGCCGCACGCACCCCCTGGGCGAGCGTCCTTGTGTTCTTCGGGTAGAGACCCAGAGCTGCAGTGACTGCATCGGGGGATGGTTTGGGTTTTAGCTTCTCGAGGAGCCTCCACACTGTCTTGCACgggggctgcaccagcttgcgttcccagcCGCGGGGCGCGAGGGCTCCGCTTTCTCCCGGCCTCATCAGCTCTTGTTTCTTACGTCATTGGTTTAGCCGCGCGGCGCTGTGAGAGGGGACATGTCCTTGTAGTCGGGGTTTGCGCTTCCCGCCGAGGAGTGGCACGGAGCGCGTTTTCACGTGACTGCCGgtcatctgggtgtcttctttggaaaactgtcttctcatgtcttctggccattttttaatttggattatGTGTGTTTGGGCGTGTTGAGTTACATaagctttttataaattttggatcCTAACACTTTatcagaaatgtcatttgcaaatatcttctcccattctgtaggctgccttttggttttgtggatTGTTTCTCTGGCTGTgcagacattttttattttgatgatatcCCGGGAGTTCGTTTTTGCTTTTTGTCCCCTTTGTCTGGAGATGTGTGTAGCAGGAAGGTGCTGTGGCTAATGTTAGAGTCgtcactgcctgtgttctcctctaggattgtgaGGTTTTCAAGTCTCACATTCGGCTCTTTCATCATTCTGGACTTGTTTTCGTGTGTGGCGTAAGAAAGTGGTCCGGTTTagggtgctcctgggtggctcagtgggttaagccgctgccttcggctcaggtcatgctctcagggtcctgggatcgagccccgcatcgggctctctgctcagcagggagcctgcttcccttcctctctctctgcctgcctctctgcctacttgtgatctctgtcggataaataaataaaatctttaaaaaaaaaaaaaagaaaaaagaaagcggtccggtttcattcttctgcatctgactgtcctattttcccaacatcagttgtcgaagagactgtccttttcccattgcgTATTTTTGGATgggtcatttctgggctctctgttctgttccatggatctgtgtgtctgtttttgtgccgctgccacactgtcttgatgatcacagcttgtcatagagcttgaagtccggaatccTGGTGCCGCCTGCTTTGCTTCTGGTTTTCAGGATCACTGTAGCTATTTGGGGCCTTTGTGGTTCCCTAGAAATTTTAGGGTTCTTTGTtgtagctctgtgaaaaatggggGTAGTATTGGTGGGTGTTGCATTGAATGGTAGATTGCTTTGGAAAGTAGACATTTtagcagtttttttctttcagtccatgagcaCGCAGTggaatgtctttgtttctttctgtcttcagCTTCTTTACCAGCGTTCCACAGTTTCCAGACTAGTCctctcacctctttggttaggtttagttcTGGGTGTTGtatatttttggtgcaattgtaaacgggatcattttcctaatttctctaaATGCTGCTTCATTAGCACATAgaagtgcaacagatttctacgcatttttaaaaatatttaatttatttatttatttgacagagatcacaagtaggcagagaggcaggcagagagaggaggaagcaggcccctcgctgagcagagaacccgatgcggggctcgggctccatcccaggaccctgggatcatgacctgagctgaaggcagaggctttaacccattgagcccccaGATGCCCCATCTACGTGTTGGTTtttatcctgcaaccttgctgaatttgtgtatcagttctagcagttttttggtggttttttgggTGGGGcatggccattttttaaaaatatttttttaaagattttattttatttatttggcagagagaatgtgagagagggaacacagctgggggagcaggagagggagaagcaggctcctcgctgagcagacagtcctatgtggggctcgactccggaaccccgagatcatgacctgagccgaaggcagacacccaacgactgagccacccaggcgcccccattttattttattattactgatttatttattttttgggagggagagatgggggagggcagagggagagggagagagacaatcttaagcaggttccacaatCTCACCACCATgaggttgtgacctgagctgaaatgaataGTCGGGTGCTTAACCAGCGGAACGGCCCAGGTGTCCCGGCATTGCCATTTTAGAAGACAGCTTCCACCTGCTCAGGGCAGTGGGTCCCAAAGTGGGCCACCTGGGAGCATCCTGTTAGAACTCCTGCTCTGCAGGCCACCAGGGGCCAGCTGCGTCACCACCTGGGGCAGGGAGTCAGGCCGTGGTGCTTCTTACAGACCCTCAGGTGACTCTTGTGTGCGTGGAGCCTGGGAGCCGGGCACAGGGATCATCTAGGAGTTTGGGCTTCAGTGTTTGCTTCAGAAGCTTCCGTGGCTACGGGGCAGGGGCGCAGAAATGCCTCACTCGGGAATGGCACGTCTGAGAATGTTCTCATCAGTACGGCCAAATGACAAGCCAGTTTCCTGTGTTGGGAGATGAGTTTCTGCTGAGACGTAACCAGGAAGGAGCCTTGTGCTGGGGGGTTTAAGAGCAAGCAGGTCCGGTCCCATCAACAAAAGCCCAGGTCTTCTTTCCTGCTTCCAGGGATCACGCCGGCGGAAACGAGAAGCTGGTCAAGCTGGTGCCTGGGTTGAAGGTGTGCGGGGGTGACGACCGGATCGGGGCCCTGACTCACAAGGTCACGCACCTGTCCACACTGCAGGTGAGCAGTGCACCGACGGAGGGCACGATGTGGTGGGGACACGGACACCCCCCGCCTGCATTCCCTCCATGACTCGGGGACCCGGTGGGTGGAGGATGGCCTGACCGTGTCCTTGCCAGGCCCTGTCTCGAGACGGTTGGGGCAACTGGACCCGTTGATGTGAGGTCCAGCAGGAGGATGTCCCCAGGAGCttggcgggcggggcggggcggggcgcaggCGCACAGCTC
Proteins encoded:
- the FAHD1 gene encoding acylpyruvase FAHD1, mitochondrial, with product MAAPRQLSRFWEWGKNIVCVGRNYADHAKEMQSALPSEPLLFLKPSTAYVPDGSAILMPPYSSNLHHELELGVVMGRRSRAVPEAAAMDYVAGYALCLDMTARDVQDECKKKGLPWTLAKSFTASCPVSAFVPKERIPDPHNLKLWLRVNGELRQEGETASMIFSIPYIISYVSKIMTLEEGDIILTGTPKGVGPVKENDEIQAGIHGVVSMRFKVEKPEY